In Ochotona princeps isolate mOchPri1 chromosome 22, mOchPri1.hap1, whole genome shotgun sequence, the following are encoded in one genomic region:
- the BPI gene encoding bactericidal permeability-increasing protein: MARSLESTRSWAALVVALVVMATAVTEATNPGFMIRISQKGLDYACQKGVAVLQRELEKIRIPDTSGSFKIKRFLKAHYNFHSMVVRSFHLPNPQIRMKPNVGLQLSINNANIRVSGRWKARKSFVKVSGKFDISVEGISISADLKLGSVPASGHATVTCSSCNSNIDRARLRVSGILGWLVKLFHKKIESSLRKFMNGKICQVLTSSVSSKLQPYVETLPVRKKIDSVAGIDYSLVAPPAATVDHLDMQLKGQFYSVAHPSQPPFAPPAMAFPSLQDRMVYLGVSDYFFNTATLVYKQAGTLGLILTNDMIPRNSKSQLTTKYLGKALPQVAKMFPNMNVQLVLSVSSPPRLSTSPNGITFNAALDVEAFAIRPNSSLASLFLLGLSLSTLVKVDAKGDKLFAELRSGRLLLELKHSNIGTFPVELLQALMDYVVTSLVLPRVNEKLQRGIPLPMPQRVQLYDLVLQTHQDFLVLGANVRYG; this comes from the exons ATGGCCAGGAGTCTGGAGAGCACCAGGAGCTGGGCAGCCCTGGTGGTGGCACTGGTCGTCATGGCCACGGCTGTGACAGAGGCCACCAACCCCGGCTTCATGATCAGGATCTCCCAGAAGGGCCTGGATTATG CCTGCCAGAAGGGAGTGGCCGTGCTGCAGCGCGAGCTGGAGAAGATCCGCATCCCCGACACCTCGGGAAGCTTTAAGATCAAGCGTTTCCTGAAAGCACACTACAACTTCCACAG CATGGTGGTCCGCAGCTTCCATCTTCCCAACCCCCAGATCAGAATGAAGCCTAACGTGGGTCTGCAGCTCTCCATCAACAACGCCAACATCAGGGTCAGCGGCAGGTGGAAGGCCAGGAAGAGCTTCGT cAAAGTCAGCGGCAAGTTTGATATCAGTGTGGAGGGCATCTCCATCTCGGCGGACCTCAAGCTGGGTAGCGTCCCTGCCTCGGGCCACGCCACTGTCACCTGCTCCAGTTGCAACAGCAACATCGACAGAGCGCGTTTGCGGGTCTCAGGCATCCTGGG GTGGCTGGTCAAACTCTTCCATAAGAAAATCGAATCTTCACTCCGCAAATTCATGAATGGCAAG ATTTGCCAAGTGCTGACCAGCTCTGTGTCCTCCAAGCTGCAGCCTTATGTCGAGACTCTGCCAG TGAGGAAGAAGATTGATTCAGTGGCCGGGATCGACTACAGTTTGGTAGCACCCCCAGCAGCCACAGTTGACCACCTGGACATGCAGCTGAAG GGGCAGTTTTACAGCGtggcccaccccagccagccTCCCTTTGCCCCGCCTGCCATGGCCTTCCCCAGCCTCCAGGATCGCATGGTGTATCTAGGCGTGTCTGACTACTTCTTCAACACGGCGACGCTGGTGTACAAACAGGCAGGAACTCTGGGCCTGATCCTCACGAATGACATG ATTCCTAGGAACTCTAAATCCCAACTGACGACCAAGTACCTTGGGAAAGCCCTGCCCCAG GTGGCCAAGATGTTCCCCAATATGAATGTGCAGCTCGTCCTCTCCGTGTCCTCCCCACCACGCCTGTCCACAAGTCCCAATGGCATCACCTTCAACGCTGCCCTGGATGTAGAGGCTTTTGCCATCCGCCCCAActcctccctggcctccctctTCCTGCTTGGCCTG AGCCTGAGCACATTGGTGAAGGTTGATGCCAAGGGAGACAAGCTTTTCGCAGAGCTCAGATCAGGCAG GCTGCTCCTGGAGCTGAAGCACTCGAACATTGGCACCTTCCCG GTTGAATTGCTGCAGGCGCTCATGGACTATGTGGTGACCTCACTGGTGCTGCCCAGGGTGAACG AAAAGCTACAGCGAGGCATCCCTCTGCCGATGCCCCAGCGGGTGCAGCTCTATGACCTGGTCCTGCAGACCCACCAG GATTTCCTGGTGCTCGGTGCCAATGTCCGGTATGGCTGA